A single window of Rhodococcus jostii RHA1 DNA harbors:
- a CDS encoding LysR family transcriptional regulator, with the protein MRMSINLGISHLRSIVAIADYASFTAAAHALDVSQSSLSRSVAEAERRLDVTLFERTTRRVELTTHGHEIIEHARRMLHDFDDGLTQIERFVTGDRGIVTVACLPSLAATFLPPYVVSFREQHPDVRLQIRDGLRQEVLDAVYSGTVDLALVTTSGILPGLQQDVLTSDSFYCAVAPTHPFADRPALRWSDLAGQPFIAFGPESSIAAPVRRAVEDARIELGPVMQAQNIGAVAGLAAAGLGVTAVPELVLPMISFAGLVHIPLQPTVERTISLVQVAGRPQTASTRGFVNMLLADRTPDRGADSG; encoded by the coding sequence ATGCGCATGAGCATCAATCTCGGGATCTCGCACCTGAGGAGCATCGTCGCGATCGCCGACTACGCGAGCTTCACCGCGGCGGCCCACGCACTCGACGTGTCTCAGTCCTCGCTGAGCCGCTCGGTCGCCGAGGCCGAGCGCAGACTCGACGTCACGCTGTTCGAACGCACCACTCGCCGTGTCGAGTTGACCACGCACGGGCACGAGATCATCGAGCACGCCCGGCGGATGCTCCACGATTTCGACGACGGGCTCACGCAGATCGAACGATTCGTCACCGGCGACCGCGGAATCGTGACCGTGGCATGTCTGCCCTCACTCGCGGCCACGTTCCTTCCCCCCTATGTGGTGAGCTTCCGCGAGCAGCACCCCGACGTGCGCCTCCAGATCCGGGACGGACTACGTCAGGAGGTTCTCGACGCCGTGTACTCGGGCACGGTCGACCTCGCCCTGGTCACCACCTCGGGCATTCTGCCCGGACTGCAACAGGACGTCCTGACGAGCGACTCCTTCTATTGCGCTGTCGCGCCCACACATCCGTTCGCCGATCGGCCGGCGCTGAGGTGGTCGGATCTCGCCGGGCAGCCGTTCATCGCGTTCGGACCCGAGAGCAGCATCGCGGCGCCCGTCCGCCGGGCCGTCGAGGACGCACGCATCGAACTCGGTCCCGTCATGCAGGCGCAGAACATCGGCGCGGTAGCGGGATTGGCGGCGGCCGGGCTCGGCGTCACCGCGGTACCCGAACTCGTGCTTCCCATGATCTCGTTCGCCGGACTCGTCCACATACCCCTGCAGCCGACGGTCGAACGCACCATCTCCCTCGTTCAGGTCGCCGGCCGACCCCAGACGGCGAGCACCCGCGGTTTCGTGAACATGCTTCTCGCCGACCGAACTCCTGATCGAGGAGCCGATTCCGGCTAG
- a CDS encoding CitMHS family transporter, producing MVAALGFATIACFLALAFSRRVSVLVALILVPVTFAIVGGWAPDLGEMVGDGLLKVAPVAIMIAFAVLYFSLMVDVGLFDPAIRRIVRWAGGNPTKIAVGTAVLTLLVALDGDGTSTFLITISALLPIYQKLGMRPVVLTGIVCLAAGLMNMIPWGGPTVRAMAALDLTSADIFTPVLPAMGAGILWVLFAAYMIGRTERKRLGVTELASAGGGGPGTPHISDAPVRTGRQRVVMAFNTVLTLVLIVILLFQLVPLEVAFAIAFALALAVNRPKWDDQQALFAKHGGNVTMVVAMILAAGVLTGILNGTGMITAMAQTFVSWIPQSAGSLIPVITAVTSMPLSLVFTPDAYYFGVVPVLAETTASFGGDPAEIGRAAILGQMTTGFPLSPLTAATFILIGLSKVDLGKHQRFIFGWAFGTTIVMTVVALLTGALSL from the coding sequence ATGGTTGCCGCGCTCGGGTTCGCCACGATCGCTTGTTTCCTGGCGCTGGCGTTCAGCCGCCGGGTCTCGGTGCTCGTCGCACTGATCCTCGTTCCCGTCACGTTCGCGATCGTGGGCGGATGGGCACCCGACCTCGGGGAGATGGTGGGCGACGGTCTGCTGAAGGTCGCGCCCGTCGCCATCATGATCGCCTTCGCGGTCCTGTATTTCAGCCTGATGGTCGACGTGGGACTGTTCGACCCGGCGATCCGCCGGATCGTCCGGTGGGCAGGTGGCAATCCCACCAAGATCGCCGTCGGAACCGCGGTACTGACCCTGCTCGTCGCGCTCGACGGCGACGGAACCTCGACCTTCCTGATCACCATCTCGGCGTTGCTGCCCATCTACCAGAAACTCGGGATGCGCCCGGTCGTCCTCACCGGCATCGTCTGCCTGGCCGCGGGACTGATGAACATGATTCCGTGGGGCGGCCCGACCGTCCGCGCCATGGCCGCGCTCGACCTGACCAGCGCCGACATCTTCACGCCGGTCCTGCCCGCGATGGGTGCCGGGATCCTGTGGGTCCTGTTCGCCGCCTACATGATCGGTCGCACCGAACGTAAGCGGCTCGGCGTGACCGAACTGGCATCTGCCGGCGGCGGCGGTCCCGGCACGCCGCACATCTCCGACGCGCCGGTGCGCACCGGACGCCAACGGGTGGTGATGGCGTTCAATACCGTGCTCACGCTCGTCCTGATCGTGATCCTGCTGTTCCAGCTCGTGCCGCTGGAGGTGGCATTCGCCATCGCATTCGCACTTGCGCTCGCCGTCAACCGCCCGAAGTGGGACGACCAACAGGCCCTGTTCGCGAAGCACGGCGGCAACGTCACCATGGTGGTGGCGATGATCCTCGCGGCAGGCGTGCTCACCGGAATCCTCAACGGCACCGGGATGATCACCGCGATGGCGCAGACCTTCGTCTCCTGGATCCCGCAGTCCGCCGGCTCTCTGATCCCCGTCATCACCGCCGTCACGTCGATGCCGCTCAGTCTGGTCTTCACCCCGGACGCCTACTACTTCGGCGTCGTCCCGGTGCTCGCGGAAACCACGGCATCGTTCGGAGGCGACCCCGCGGAGATCGGCCGCGCCGCCATCCTCGGCCAGATGACCACCGGATTCCCGCTCAGCCCGCTGACCGCCGCGACGTTCATCCTGATCGGACTGAGCAAGGTGGACCTCGGCAAGCACCAGCGGTTCATCTTCGGCTGGGCCTTCGGGACCACCATCGTGATGACCGTCGTGGCGCTGCTCACCGGTGCCCTCTCGTTGTAA
- a CDS encoding VOC family protein, whose protein sequence is MSPSGADHHRLNYVELSVTDLADAEAFYRSAFGWEFNPYGPQYAGIVGADGEEVGGLLQVPERKPAGGPLVLLYSVDLDASVDAVRAAGGIVVNGPYDFPGGRRFHFTDPSGNELGVWSAA, encoded by the coding sequence ATGTCACCTTCTGGCGCAGATCATCATCGACTGAATTACGTGGAGTTGTCGGTCACGGACCTCGCGGACGCGGAAGCATTCTACCGCTCGGCATTCGGCTGGGAGTTCAATCCCTACGGCCCGCAGTACGCGGGGATCGTCGGTGCGGACGGTGAGGAAGTCGGCGGCCTGCTGCAGGTGCCGGAACGGAAGCCGGCAGGGGGACCGCTGGTGCTGCTGTACTCGGTGGACCTCGACGCGTCGGTGGATGCGGTGCGCGCGGCCGGTGGCATCGTGGTCAACGGCCCGTACGACTTTCCCGGCGGGCGCCGCTTCCACTTCACCGATCCGAGTGGCAACGAACTCGGTGTCTGGTCGGCGGCCTAG
- a CDS encoding AMP-binding protein, which yields MTELLAERVARRAAENPETTAVVSTRETVDYGRFWSRVTRTAAGLDGMNRVAVLPTSDVGSLVVVTAAMHAGVSVVLLHRHLLPAQLTRVLELAKPGAVVAASHQHTRLRRLGFDGTVETADSLESDGVADRARPGTELLVGITSGTTGEPKLFVRKQRSWATTLDRSDATFDIGSGDRVAVPGVLDHTHFLYGALHGLTRGATVDLRPVTHSLRDAATHLYSVPTIAWDVVRSGIGPVGSVREVLSSAARWPRTGREALQEVLPNASLVHFYGASELSFVSFDRGVGAADEHAVGELFDGVDAEIREGLVHVRSDMLFDGYLTEDGVVNGPADGWMTVGDRGRVAGNSLQLFGRDSDTVIRAGLNVEPAAIEAALTALPGISEAACIGVPDSRMGEAPAAAIVMDGDGPSSGEIWRHLRATLPSPSMPVQVLAVDSLPRTPRGKLDRQALAATLSASRDRNPA from the coding sequence ATGACTGAGCTGCTCGCCGAGCGTGTCGCTCGACGGGCCGCCGAGAACCCGGAGACGACAGCGGTCGTGTCCACGCGCGAGACCGTCGACTACGGCCGGTTCTGGTCGCGGGTCACACGCACCGCCGCCGGGCTCGACGGCATGAACCGGGTCGCCGTGCTGCCGACGTCGGATGTCGGGTCGCTGGTCGTGGTGACGGCGGCGATGCACGCGGGAGTCAGCGTCGTGCTGCTGCATCGGCATCTCCTGCCCGCGCAACTGACGCGGGTGCTCGAGCTCGCGAAACCCGGCGCCGTGGTGGCCGCGTCACACCAGCACACCAGGCTACGGAGACTGGGATTCGACGGGACCGTCGAGACGGCGGACAGCCTCGAATCCGACGGCGTCGCGGACCGGGCGCGTCCCGGCACCGAACTGCTGGTCGGCATCACGTCCGGCACCACCGGTGAGCCGAAGCTGTTCGTGCGCAAGCAGCGATCGTGGGCCACGACCCTCGACCGCTCGGACGCGACGTTCGACATCGGCAGCGGCGACCGCGTGGCGGTGCCCGGAGTTCTCGACCACACCCATTTCCTGTACGGCGCGCTGCACGGGCTCACTCGCGGTGCGACGGTGGATCTGCGACCGGTCACGCACTCGCTGCGCGACGCGGCCACACATCTGTACTCGGTACCCACCATCGCCTGGGACGTGGTGCGGTCGGGGATCGGTCCGGTCGGCAGCGTCCGTGAGGTGCTGTCGTCGGCGGCCCGGTGGCCGCGCACCGGGCGTGAGGCGTTGCAGGAGGTGCTGCCGAATGCGTCGCTCGTGCACTTCTACGGCGCATCCGAACTGAGCTTCGTGTCCTTCGACCGGGGTGTCGGCGCCGCCGACGAGCATGCGGTAGGCGAACTGTTCGACGGCGTCGACGCAGAGATTCGCGAGGGCCTCGTTCACGTGCGCAGCGACATGCTGTTCGACGGCTACCTCACCGAGGACGGCGTGGTGAACGGCCCCGCCGACGGGTGGATGACGGTGGGGGACCGAGGCCGGGTGGCGGGCAACAGCCTGCAGTTGTTCGGTCGCGACAGCGACACGGTGATCCGGGCGGGACTCAATGTGGAACCCGCGGCCATCGAGGCGGCGTTGACCGCACTCCCCGGGATCTCGGAGGCCGCGTGCATCGGAGTGCCCGACAGCCGGATGGGCGAGGCACCGGCCGCCGCGATCGTGATGGACGGCGACGGGCCGAGTTCCGGCGAGATCTGGCGGCATCTGCGCGCCACGTTGCCCAGCCCGAGCATGCCGGTTCAGGTGCTCGCGGTCGACAGCTTGCCACGCACGCCGCGCGGCAAGCTCGACCGTCAGGCGCTCGCCGCCACCCTGTCGGCGTCTCGGGACCGGAATCCCGCGTAA
- a CDS encoding AtuA-related protein yields the protein MTTPATVQKIDTLADVRAGDKGDTLILAVLARDDAAYRHLARRLTEDVVAAHYAGLITGPARRTCQPNLMAMVFELPGVLGGGVTGSPALDGHGKTLGYHLLSLEI from the coding sequence ATGACCACGCCCGCAACGGTTCAGAAGATCGACACCCTCGCCGACGTCCGTGCCGGCGACAAGGGGGACACGCTCATCCTCGCCGTGCTGGCCCGGGACGACGCCGCCTACCGTCATCTCGCCCGGAGACTGACCGAGGACGTCGTCGCCGCCCACTACGCTGGACTGATCACCGGCCCGGCCCGGCGCACCTGCCAGCCGAACCTGATGGCGATGGTGTTCGAGTTGCCGGGCGTCCTCGGCGGCGGCGTCACGGGTTCACCCGCACTCGACGGCCACGGCAAGACGCTGGGCTATCACCTGCTGAGCCTCGAAATCTGA
- a CDS encoding acyclic terpene utilization AtuA family protein, whose product MTPSSTRDRASRSVRLGAGSGFSGDRIDPAEKLARHADLDYLIFECLGERTVAAGNARRLENPDEGYDPLLAARMRAVLPHTLASGTTVITNAGAANPLAAAELVSGIASRSADRQVRIAAITGDAVLEQVLRHDPVVWETGKRLAEHDEELVSANAYIGAEAVIPALELDADVVVTGRLADPSLYVAPLAHHFGWDLADHETVGAATAIGHLLECAGQLTGGYYADPVTKPVKGMADLGFPFADVLADGSATFGKLDGSGGILTERTCAEQLLYEVGDPTAYLTPDVTADFGNVSFTSVGPDRVAITGATGRPRPQQLKVTLGFRGGWLGEGQISYAGPRAYPRARLAADIVAERLVDVHGFTEAAVSVEYIGAGAAFRGLDTDTDAREVRLRVTARARTRKEADLVGWEVESLYTNGPAGGGGARRSATEVLAIRSCTLPRDLASTRVHLTEVTK is encoded by the coding sequence GTGACACCATCGAGCACCCGCGACAGAGCCTCGCGGAGCGTGCGACTCGGCGCCGGATCCGGGTTCTCCGGGGATCGCATCGACCCCGCCGAGAAACTCGCCCGGCACGCCGACCTCGACTACCTGATCTTCGAATGCCTCGGCGAACGCACCGTCGCCGCCGGAAACGCGCGCCGCCTCGAGAACCCGGACGAAGGATACGATCCGCTCCTCGCCGCACGCATGCGCGCGGTTCTCCCGCACACGCTCGCGTCCGGGACCACGGTGATCACAAATGCCGGTGCCGCGAACCCTCTCGCCGCTGCCGAACTGGTCTCCGGCATCGCGTCCCGGTCCGCCGACCGGCAGGTGCGCATCGCTGCGATCACGGGCGACGCGGTGCTCGAGCAGGTGCTGCGCCACGACCCCGTCGTGTGGGAAACCGGGAAACGCCTGGCGGAGCACGACGAGGAACTCGTCTCCGCGAACGCGTACATCGGGGCGGAGGCCGTGATCCCCGCGCTCGAACTGGACGCCGACGTCGTCGTCACCGGGCGTCTGGCCGACCCTTCCCTCTACGTCGCCCCGCTCGCCCACCATTTCGGATGGGACCTGGCCGATCACGAAACCGTCGGCGCCGCAACCGCGATCGGGCACTTGCTCGAGTGCGCCGGACAACTCACGGGCGGGTACTACGCGGATCCCGTCACCAAACCGGTGAAGGGCATGGCCGATCTCGGCTTCCCGTTCGCCGACGTCCTCGCCGACGGATCGGCGACATTCGGCAAACTCGACGGGTCCGGCGGCATACTCACCGAACGAACCTGCGCCGAGCAACTCCTGTACGAGGTGGGTGATCCCACCGCCTATCTCACGCCGGACGTCACCGCGGACTTCGGCAACGTGTCGTTCACCAGCGTCGGACCCGACCGGGTCGCCATCACCGGTGCGACGGGGCGCCCCCGGCCGCAGCAGCTGAAGGTCACCCTCGGCTTCCGCGGCGGCTGGCTCGGTGAGGGGCAGATCAGCTACGCGGGCCCGCGTGCCTACCCCCGCGCCCGGCTCGCCGCGGACATCGTCGCCGAACGGCTCGTGGACGTGCACGGTTTTACCGAGGCCGCCGTCTCCGTCGAATACATCGGCGCCGGTGCGGCTTTCCGCGGCCTCGACACGGACACCGATGCCCGCGAGGTTCGACTGCGAGTGACCGCCCGCGCACGTACCCGCAAGGAAGCCGACCTCGTCGGCTGGGAAGTGGAAAGTCTGTACACCAACGGACCGGCCGGCGGCGGCGGTGCCCGGCGCTCGGCGACCGAGGTACTCGCGATCCGCTCGTGCACCCTCCCCCGCGACCTCGCATCCACCCGGGTGCATCTCACGGAGGTGACGAAATGA